A region of the Acanthopagrus latus isolate v.2019 chromosome 18, fAcaLat1.1, whole genome shotgun sequence genome:
TCCACAGTCTAACATGGCTGCAAATGTGTGACGGTAGTTCTTGTTGAACAAGGTGTAGAGGAAAGGGTTCAGAGAGGAGTTAGCATATCCAAGCCACATGGAGGCCTCCAGGACCAGGGGGCTGATGCTGTAGCCCTTCAGAGGACGAGCCATGTTCAGGCAAAAGAAAGGAAGCCAGCAGAGCAGGAAGACCCCAATGATCAGACCCAGTGTCTTCACTGCCTTTTGTTCCTTCTTCAGGGAATGGCTTTCAACACGAGTCTGGACTCGTCTGCTGGTGTCAGTCCTCATCGAACTCTGGTTCATCTGCTGATCGATTGCGTGGATCCACCTCGCTTGTCTCCGGGCAGCCTTGAAGATTTTCCCATAGGcaaacagcatgaaacacaCGGGAATGAAGAAGGAGATGGCTGAGGTTGCAAAGGCGTAAGGAGCTTGAAACATGGCTGGACAGCTCTGAGGAAGAAACTGAGTGTTCATGCcgagggagacacagagagaggagaagaccAGAGGCAGAatccagcagagcagcagcagcatggtcACACGTCTGGGAGACATCCGGGCAGGATAGTGCAGCGGGTCGCACACTGCTATGTATCGGTCCAGTGCCACGCAGCTGAGATTAAAAATGGAGGACGTACAGAAGGTGACATCGAGCAGGAAGTGGACTCGGCAGAAGCAGCGCCCGAAGCGCCATCTGTCGATGGAACGCACCAGACTGAAAGGCATCACCAGCGTGGCAACCAGGAGGTCTGCCACTGCCAGGGAAACCATGAAAGCATTGGCGAGTGTCCGGAGGCTCTGGAAACGTGCCACCGCGGCCATGATGAGGAGATTTCCCATGATGGCCAGGACGGGGATGGGTAGGAGCAGGCACAGCACAGAGACTTTGGCAGCGGTGCTATGAAATAAAGCAGGAGGATTAGTCAGGGTGTGGTTATCTGAGGTGTTAGTTCCTGCTGTGGAAATCATGATGAGGCAAGACGCGAGCCACCAGCCACTCCAAATAAATCCATGCGGATGCCTTTCCATTCAGTGCCGATCATGTCTCACTGGCTGATCTAAACCTGTCCCTGTTCCTTCAACATATGGAGCTGCGTGTCCTGTGATTTATACCTGACTGTCcgtgtgaatgtttgtgtgtgtgtgcatatgccCATTATTGATCCACTGACATAACAAAGCCCGTCAAGGAGTAAATGATTAACTGGCATGTACCAGGAGTCAGTGGGCCATGAGGTAAGGGGACAGGTGGGTACATAGTCAGATGTGTCATGGCTGAGCTGTGATCACAGGTGGGAGAGTGGTCTGTATAagcaataaacacacatttatctcTTCTCAGTGGAAATGTTCGGCCTAATGTTTGCTCTTCAGCTCAGACACTCAAAACTGTCACACCCCAGCTcagaacaaacaacatccatcgaagttctttttttttttttttaacatccagCAAAAGAGAGAGTTTGTCTCCAAGCAGCACATTTGAGCAACGTTCTATGTTTATTCATGTATCAATCAATCACATTTTCTAATACTGATATTCAGAACTTTTCGAACATCAAACATACAAACAGGATGATATCTGATGATTGTGCGCACAGCAGATAAACCAGGTTATACTTACATTCCACAACATACTATGAAGATGTCAAGTGACTGCAACAGAAAGGTGGTTGTTTGTCTTATCACACATTTTACACGAGTCAGGTTCTTTGTCatgttcagtctttttttttttttttttttacaaggcaGATTTTTTTGAAGGGAAGATTGTGTCGGGTGAGGttccttttcctttaaattattCTTTGCATGCACTCATGTTCCAGTCCCAAAGAAGGCAGTGAACAGTGGTTTTTGTCTTGAACTCCTTACTGTCCATTGAAAGAACCCTTCTATGCCGATGTGAACCACAGCTACAGAAACATAGACACAATATCTCTGATACAGCAGCATAGTCAATACTCAATATCTTCAGCTTACATTGACCACTAATGACACTGACAATCCACTGACTGATGGGTGATCATGGGATCTTGTACAGTGAACGTAGGAAATCTGTTAAATCCTAATCCACAAGGAATGAAAGAGTCACGTCTCAGTGAGTCACACCTTATCATCAGGCACGGTGCTATCTCTGTTGAGCCCTCCCTTGTCTCGATTCTTCccaaaggagaaagagaaaacacccCCAGTCATCTCCTCGCCTgctttccctcctctcacctcccctcTCAGGGCTCCCTGCTGGAAGTCTGCAGGGCTGCCGGGCAGCAGGTTGGGTGTGGAGGGAGTCGGGGTGGTGGCCCCCCAGATGTATAATGTTTCCCCTTCGGGGCAGGGTGGGAGTCCCTTGCTCAGGTAGCTGGGGCTCGGACTGGCTGAGGAGGGCAGGGTACGCTGGCTGCCGTTCAAGCAGCTGGAGTTGTGATCCGCTGAGCCTTTGCGCGAATTTCCAGAGGAGCTGATGTTGGAGGAACGGTAGTTGTACGCCCTCCAGCCGGGACGTTTACGCTGATGACACTGGCATTTGAGGATGCGGATGAAGGCAAGCTTGAACTCGCGGTTGTAGCAGGGGTAGATGATGGGGTTCAGGCAGCTGTTGAAGTAGCCCAGCCAGAAGATCACTTTGAAGAGGACATCTGGTGGGCGCAGGTTCACATTAAAAGACCCTGGAGACAGTAGCAAATGGAGATATTCAATCCAATCATTCACGGGCAATGGATTTGTACAGAAAACTGTAATGAACTTCTTCAAGACCCTGAACACACTTTCTTATTGCACAGCTCCTTACTGTGAGCGAAGATCTGCCTCTCCAGTGCTTCTGCTAAAGTTTTTCTCTCCATTGTCTTTTCACTAGTTTGCTGTGGGCAAGGCTCAGTTGGAACTTGCGTGCACCAATCAACATTTatcaacatttaaattaaaatgtggtgacagctgtgggATGTCCAgagttaaaaataaactgacacCTAGCAGCATCCCCAAAGCAAACACGTTGAATCCTGTTTGTTAATCTGCACATAAGAAAGGCAAACTCCACTAACCCCTCCCTTCAgtctatgctaagctaagcttaaCACCTCCATCTCTGTAATTAATGCGCAGACACGATAGTCATATTGATCTTCGCGTCCAACGTTCAGGGAGGAAGTGATTAAGCGTATTTCCCCAAACGTCAACCTTTTGTCCTTACAAACACATGGTCAAAGATGCTCAAATCTCTCAAGAAGCTGGATATCAGATGTCAGGCAGGATTTAAGGGGATGTATAGAATGATGCTCAAGacatatttttattgaatgGGCTGGTGAAGTGTCTCGCttgaacatttcattcattGGAAAAGAGGCTGTTACAAAAGGGGTTCAATAACTAATAATCAGGGATGCATGGACTCCTGTGACTAAATGAATCCATCTGATGTTGAAAACATTGAACTTTAGAACGACAGTAATGTACATCAGGATGTATTCTGTCTGTTTAATCAGGTAACTATCCAATCAGTACATTGACTGACTGCTGGGTTAGGATTTGTTGAGCCTGTCTGTCGCTTGCATCTTATATTTTACCCAGCAGGTGGCACCATTGATTTAGACTGACACACATGGCTCCACAGTGAGACTTTGGACAGACAGGATATGAAGCCTAAGAGTGAAAAGCGCAGGGAGGACACCCAACATTATTAACCATCATTAAAGAAAGACCTTGTGCTTccttttttcaggaaaaaaacaacatagacGCTCTATCACAGTTCATTTGGAGGACTTTTATAAGCACACAGAGAGAGTCGGATGACCCTGAGTGTCTTTTAAGATCAATACACTGGCAGAAATGAAAAGGGAAGACGTTTTATTTGAAAACTCGACAGCAGCTTTGTCTCTCCGACGTTGTGGAGGTTACACTGACACAGCAGGCTCTCTCTTTCAGCACCGGCGGCTGCTGTGTATACATGGGCAGGTGTCGTTTTGTCACCCACATATTAATGAACGAAGCAACAACATTGCACATCATCCTGAAGAAAGGTTGTCCTGTGTGCTAATGAGTGAGTTAAACCCTGTTAATCTGCCCTTGCGGTGCCATTTCTTCTCCTGTGGCCAAGCTTAAATAGAGGGTGAATATTTTACCAGCTAATGAGGTTAGAGGGGGAAGCCTGgagatacaaaaaaacaaaaaacaaaaaacaaaactgaggaTTTATAAGCGAGTGTGGGatcagtgtgaaagaaaaaaaaataaaataattgtgtgtgtgggcagatgTGAGTGAAACAGTTTCTTTACACCAACCCACATTCTTAAATTAATATCATATTCCTGGAGAGGCTGATGATGCACTATAATCTCGGGCTTTCAAGTGTGAAATTACCTCTGCTAAGATATTACAGACACCTCAGCTTTCCTCTCCATAAACATCAGATCAACAGCTTTAATTATGAAGCGCTACAAGGTACATTATATCCTACATAGCTGAGGGGTGAGATGTATCACTGGCTGCAAGCAGTGATAACAGCCTGGGGGCAGTTGTGTCCACCAGATGAGTTGAGAAATAATCAAAAACTTCTCGTATAGTCTtggaaagagaagcagctgcGACTATATGAACTTGACCTCGCAGAGGGtctggtccacacacacacactcactcacacaccagACTCCACAGAAAGCTGTCTGAACGCGTCTTGCCCTCCTGTTCCGTAGATGAATGGGTCTCTGCTCAGTGGCTGGTATTTTCACATGCTATTTTCGCCTCTGGACGACCACTTGACTGTGATTACATAACTAAGTGACTGATGCTCGTGATTGGGATTCAGGGCTCAatggagcagaaacacaacttGGTCattctttaatttctctcccagtctgtctcttcctcctttgtctgtctgtctttgagaGCGGCTGGTTGCAGGCACTGATCACTGCCTGCATCACAAGTCATCACAAGCatatatcaaataaaagaaaacccAATGAAAGACACAAAGTGGACTGCCAAATCTTCAGTATTCTTACATGATAAATGACTAAATCAATACAGAAGATCACTGTGTGATgatttaacaaacacatttttatcactAGAAAATTGGATAACAAGTAATAAACAGTAATAGTAAGGGTGATGATTTTGAGTAGAAAGCTGTGTAATGTTAAATAATTATACGTATTTTTCCATCATTCTTCACGGGTCTTATTCAAAAGAAAGGTTTATTTTTGAGTGCCATTACcgacttgtcaaatactgatgctttgggattgtggGTCATATCAGCGGCCGAAccaaagtgtctgtgtttgaggaattgggaatgacactcaaaaataaacatttagtgaaatgtgaaaaatgtccacaaaatgttttccagCCTGATGTGAGACTTCATCTGTACTTTCATCTTAGACTCACTGACTGTGAATGCTCAAAATGGAGAGCCAGTATCTGTTTTTGGTTGTGCATGTTTTACTTGAAAATGGACTTAATCAACTTAATCAAGTATTAATTggttataaaaaagaaatgtttgtcatttgtcatttcaaatcatcacaaatcacatctttctttctttctttctttctttctttctttctttctttctttcttaattaaaataatattatgGTATCTTTAGGGAATGTTCTGACACACCTTATAAATCTCTTTAtattgaaatctcctcaaacaCACTGCATAAATGCTGCTGTTAGCAGAGTACCCACCAATATTGACTGTGACTGTTGAGACACTCACAAAATATCAATTCATTGAGAGTTTTCATAAATAATCGTCAGTAATGTGGATGTATTGACTCAGTGgagtagaacagtctggtaaatatgacatcactttactgcaACGTAGctttaaaaaacaggaaaaggcaACACTTAACCCACGTCACcatataacaatatccaaaaacatttcataaataAACCTCCCAGGTGGGCTATAAGTGGCATCTGGAGGggcaaacacagctgtgtggCTCTAGAGGCCCCGACAGAGAACAACACTGCCAGCGTGCTCCTGTGGCTCCTTTCTGCAGGATAAAAGTGTcggaaacacagaaagaaatctgGTTGACAACAGACTTTCCTGTGGCCAGAtaaggtttgtgtgtttctgtgcttgtCTCCtgaagtgtgtttatgttgaaaGGCAGTagtaaaaacagcagaggatgcGAGGGGCTTGGCTGTGAGACAATGGTACATAGATAACTGTGGGAGGGTTGTTGATGGTGGTCTCGCCCTTTTCTGTTAGGAGAAATGTTTGCACCTCCTTCTTGAGGACAGGCACACGTACACACATCTCACTATGAAACACAGGAACATCTTAACAAAACAGGCATCCTGTTATTCTCATTAATTGGAAGAGGCAATGCCTAGTCTgtgccacacacatgcacacacatgcaaacacacacacacacgcgcacgcacacacaacacgATCTGCTCCCCAAAAACTTCCACATCCTGTTTCATAACACACCCATAAATATGATTAATATGTTTTAATCTGAAAGGACAGAAGTGTTATTGCCCTTGCAGATTGCTTTCAATGAAATCATAGCATGAAGCTATTTATGGAAAATTGGGCTGACATGGCAGAGACCCTCACTTTCACCCCCGCTGCCCTGTGGCCcctccagctcagctctgccacctcctctcttcttcatcGCTTTGACACTTAGCACTCTCATTATTTCTCCCCTTCAAAAACCACTTCAATTACCCCCTCGAGCGGCGGGGGCCGGTCAGATCGTACAACAAGTCCCCAACCCCCTGcaaaacatgcacatgtatGAGATACACCCAGATGGACGCAGTATACATGGAAACAATTGGTTAACACCCCAAAGTGTTGGTTTCTCTCACATATGGGCTGACGGTTTGCACCAGTTGCTATTTGCGAGGCCTTCACAGGGGATTAGTGCGCGCGCTGGGTGTTAAAGAGCCGTGGGACAATGTGTGCAATGAAATATCATGAGTACCCCCCAAGGACTGTTGAATTCTTTTTCGGTTGAGTTTGGAGCTGAGAGCAAGTGAAAGCAGCTCGGTGAAGCCTGAAAAGTAGAAGATTCCCTCCACTGAATCTTCAATTTAGAAGTTAAAACTATTTATGAcattggtaacactttataataacagttaaacaaacaattaaattcTTTAAAAGCCACTAACGAAATGTTATAAACAGCAATTGCAACTTTCTAAAAGACAATTGCATAATTAACAgattataaaatgtttcatcGTTTGTAAACAGTGAATGAACTACTAGTTACAGTAGTTATAAAGTGTTGTGAAGATGCTTTAATGCTTATAATAGTTCTCCTCATCTTAGTTCATCATCTATCTTAACCTTTTTGCTGATTACTATATAAAATAATGGACAGGAAATTACTATCAATAACAGTTTTTcacaatcaataaatcatcaatTGGTTTCGGCTTCTTTGCATTTTCTTGTTGTTCATGGGTGCAGGAAgcatttaaaatgcatgtgGGACAGTTTAACCAGAGGTTTCGAGGTTCTCCTCTAGAGTTTTAGTGTATTAAACAGGtgatttgataaaaaaagataaaagtatGTTAATTCATTAAATTACTAATTTATAATACCTTAAATAGCTTCTTTAATAGAAATGGCGATGAATTAAGCTGCTAGgcactttttaaaattgaaaagtCCACTGAATGAAGTTTGATCgcaatcattttaaatgatgcaATGATACTTTATTTGAAAACTGGTGGGTGGCGTGGAGACAGGAGGACAGCCCAAACCAGACACTCTACTGTAGGTCCCACCGATCTCTTTACCTCTTGTCCAGTGGACTACCAGGGCCACGAAAATCTCCATTAGCGTAACTGACAAACGTATTATTTCCTAAACGTATGTTCAGTGGCTTTCTAGTGGTTCAGTGCgctgtgcttgtgttttctcGTGGTTGCTTAAAGCAAGCAGCCAGCGCTGGAGCTGATGGAGCGGAGCCTGAGTCGTAGTTTCCTTGGTACACTACACCACCGCAGCATCTCTGGGCTTGTTAGGtagagcagacaggctgggtGGTGGAGCGGTGGCAGCCTGACCGCCTGCAGATAGACCAGTCTGCTGGCCGACATCACTGAAGGCATTTCATCAGATTAGATGAAGCTTCCTCTACAAAGGAGCCACACagactttatactactttttcaccAAAAGATATCGATATTGTGAAAACCTTGTCGGGATGAAtgatgagatttttgataaagaTCTCAAATCTATTATGATGTATAGTCTCATATCATAAAAACTATATGATATGGATATTGTCCAGCCCTGCATCACATAGATGATCTAGAAGCATTTTCATGAAGCTCTGGCTTCTTTCATTGCGTCTGACCcattttaaaagccttttttggTCGGTTTCTGCAGTAGTCTCGGATTCTCACTGTGCAAAAGGGATGATAAGGTGTCATATTTTTCCTAATGTGGAACAAGAATGTGTCATGAAATAACTTTAAGTTTTATGTCAGCATCACTGACATACAAGCGAAGCCAGACGggtcactgagtgtgtgtgaaacttCTGGGCTGCGTTTTGTCCAAGGAAGCTTGCCCGGAGTGCCATTAACTTAAAATCTTTGATCTTCTGTTTATAATCTTGGAGTCTTTATACCTAGCTTTGCTCCAAGTTAAAGGTGTAATAGGCAGTGAAAGGGAACAACTCAAACTGGACTGTCAGCTGCATGTTTGCCATtcatgtgcaaaaacaaaaacaacaacaacaaaaggataTTGATCTGATGGATCAGATGTTGAGGAGACAGTTCACATATGTCCTTACTCAATATgttcaggggtcagaggtcacagcgGTTCTTGCCTAAGGTTAATCATCAAAGGCTTATCAGCAGTGATGCatgagagagaagcagctgcagtcaCACCGACAAatcactcaaaacacacatgacCATTCTTGCACAcatctacacaaacacaaagactttttcagcacacaaacagaacactCATGCCATCCACTGCCAGCGGCTCACACCCCCTCCCCCGATCATAACCCCCCACTTACGCCACATATCAGCGACAGtgtgcagaggaggaagcagagtaATAACAAGTGTGAGACAGGAAATCCCACTCTGTGGGTGGAGGCTAACGAATGCACACAGGGAGCAACACCAGGAGTGCGGCGCTGCCCTTTAAGGCTTTTTAGTATTTAAGTTCAGACGGGAAACCGAGGCACAAACATAAATGGAAAATCTCCTTTTGGAAATAAAAGAGGCAGGAGACAGTTTCTGTGTCCCGCTTGGACTTAGTGGACATACAGTTGATGCATCATGTGGCATTCCCCTCCAGGAGACTAGTTTGTGTTCTTTCCTTTAACACTTCCAGTTAAGAATCAGCATGAAATAAGGCTGTTTGGCGCTTTGTTGCTGTTTATCAGTATGCTACACCAGACAGGGTACAGAGAAACATACCCTCTCTCTGGGGTTTCTTGGCACTTTGTTGATTAGTGTTACGTAAACAGGCCCCTCCTGAACCTCCAGTCCCTCTCTCCTATCTGCTCTCTGAAGCCTCTCAGATCTGGAAATCTGAAGTTtggaaaattacatttcctACGTGCGTCTGGTATCTAAGAACGCCTCGAGGCGAAATAATTCCTACTATGTGACCCTGCATAGTGTTCCTGCCCCAGGTACtaatgcatgtttgtgtgcgtgtccaTGTGAGGATGTAATGAGCTGTGGCTTGAAGGCCGGAGCATAAACACATTCCCATatgactgcacacacatgctgacagacaaacacacactccgtACGGGATCAATGCTCTGGCAAATCAGGCAAAAGATCATCTAAGGAAGAGCAGCCGTGCTCGTGGTTCAGACGCCATCGCTACTGTTGTCTTAGCTTCCTCGCCATGACACAGCCGGCGGCCATTTCACCACAGAATGTAATGTTCGATTGCATCTGCAGTTGTTTTAAATTACCGTGACAGCAGCGTGTTGACTGCCTGCCAGTCTGAGTGGCATCAGAGAGCCCCGGCCGGCCCCACAGGCCTCTGAATCAACTGaccagagcagagagaagccATCGAGTCTGCAACTTGGCACACTCGGGCGGTGTATTTGTTGCACCAAGTGACTGACTCAGACTCGGGGGGATAGTGCAAAGATAACACTAATAATGTTTGGAAAAGCTTGAGAAGAATTCCCTCTCAGTCccttaaaaacatcatttctCCCCAGACTATGAGCCACAAATTGAGACACTATGACGCAAGCACAGGTTTGGCACTGTGGAGTGGACGCAGCACAACCGGAATATTAgatcacattttaaagactgtgtcataaaacatcattttaattacataaaCAGAGGCTGTAAAGTCAGATGTGCTCCCACAGTGTCATATATTGAAAGCTGCAGTATGGGtgatgttattttttcattcctGCAGTATGGATCGACCACCACAGTATATCAAAGCCCACTCATAGGTTCGGTGACAGAGCAGTAAATTGGAGAGTTTGCAGTGCCGGCAGCCACAGATATGATTTAAAGGCCCGCAGCCGCCTTTAACCGCCTCATTTTTCAGCTTCCTACAGACATGTAGATGACTGTAATATCTTTCTGTGTGAGCTCATTGACTAATGGAATATTATTGTGTGGTTTGGAGCGTGTTGTGAGGTAAAGAAGTTGGGGGTTGTGCGTGTTCTGTGTAAAtggctgaacttttttttttttttttttttctgacagtgtaACAGACCACATACCTATGGGTAAGGCGAGAAAGAAGGGCAGCCAACAGAGCGTAAACATGCCGACCACAACTCCCAAAGTTTTTGCCGCTTTCTTCTCTCGGGAGAATTTCAGAAGTTTCACCGTGAGGGAACTTCTCGCCTGGGACGCGCGGCCCTTCCCGGTGCCGGAGCTGCCGGGCTCCTCCTGCACCTGCGAGCCCTTGTGGATCCTGAGGGTCAGCTCGCTGGAGTTCATCCTCTCGCGCATCACGCCGGCCTCCAGGTTCTTAGTGGTCCGTTTGGCGACTATGTACACCCGACAGTACATGGCCAGGATAACGACCAGGGGGATGTAGAAGGAGCCGAGGGAGGAGAAGAGCGCGTAAAACGGCTCCTCGGTGATGGGGCACACCGTGTCGTCCGGCGACGGCGGCTGCTTCCACCCGAACAGAGGTCCGATGGAGATGACCACCGACAGCGCCCACACCCCGAGCATGGCCCACAGGGCGCGCTTCTCCGTCACGATGCCCGGGTACTGCAGCGGGTGGCTCACTCCGATGTAGCGGTCGATGGATATTACGCACAGGCTCATGATGGACGCGGTGCAGCACAGCACATCCACCGCCGCCCAGATGTCACAGAAGATCCTGCCGAACACCCAGTAGTCGAGGATCTCCAGGGTGGCGGACACCGGCAGCACCGTGGTGCTCAGCAGCAGGTCGGCGATGGCCAGGTTGATGATGAAGTAGTTCGTCGGGGTGCGCAGGTGCCTGTTGCACACCACCGAGAGGATGACGAGGATGTTGCCCGCGATGGCGAACACGATGAAAGCCCCGAGCACCAAGCCGAGCGGGATGGCTCGGGTGAGATCCACCACGCCGGGCTCCGTGTGGTTCCCCCCGGAGCTGTTGGTGAAGTTGACCGGGGAGGACGCGCCCAGAGTCCCGCCGAGTTCCGCGGAACCATTTTTCCACAAGTTTGTGACATTGTCAGTGCTCAGACTCATTTTGACTAAAGAAGTCCTCCATAGCAGGCTTCAGATCACTTATAACTGCAACTCACGAAAGAGCATTGAACATGAAATAGGCTGTCTAGGCGGCGCGAGTCTGCATGGTGTAACCGCGTGTTTGCAATCTCGGTTCCAAACCAGCGCCGAGGACAAGAAAAGCAACGCTCAGTGTGCAGCCGCGCGGTCCCCCCGTGCAGCCCTCCTTCTCCCTGCGCTCTCCTGAGGCTCACTGGAGGAGTGAGGGGGGCAGCAGtcttctcctgcctcctctgcgCCACGCACAGCTCTGCCATGCACTGACCAGACATACCTAAACACGAGACCGCGAAGCGCGCATGACGCACCGTGACTGCGCACAGAACGCGAAACATACATTTGGATCATTTTTGCGCACCTATTGCGGGATGGAGTGGAGATTTGCGCGTTTTGGGAGAGACGCCTCTTCggtgtgttatttgttttgtgggAGGGTGCTTAGCGGGACAATTACGAGTGGAAGTCCTCGGTGCCAAACCACCTGAGATTTGTAGCAGAAAACAAGATCATTTCAGACCCGACTACAAAAAGTCGTGACCTCAGTTACGCTTGAGGAAGTAGGTTTTGCTTCTACTATGTGAGGTCCCT
Encoded here:
- the LOC119008124 gene encoding alpha-1A adrenergic receptor-like, with the protein product MSLSTDNVTNLWKNGSAELGGTLGASSPVNFTNSSGGNHTEPGVVDLTRAIPLGLVLGAFIVFAIAGNILVILSVVCNRHLRTPTNYFIINLAIADLLLSTTVLPVSATLEILDYWVFGRIFCDIWAAVDVLCCTASIMSLCVISIDRYIGVSHPLQYPGIVTEKRALWAMLGVWALSVVISIGPLFGWKQPPSPDDTVCPITEEPFYALFSSLGSFYIPLVVILAMYCRVYIVAKRTTKNLEAGVMRERMNSSELTLRIHKGSQVQEEPGSSGTGKGRASQARSSLTVKLLKFSREKKAAKTLGVVVGMFTLCWLPFFLALPIGSFNVNLRPPDVLFKVIFWLGYFNSCLNPIIYPCYNREFKLAFIRILKCQCHQRKRPGWRAYNYRSSNISSSGNSRKGSADHNSSCLNGSQRTLPSSASPSPSYLSKGLPPCPEGETLYIWGATTPTPSTPNLLPGSPADFQQGALRGEVRGGKAGEEMTGGVFSFSFGKNRDKGGLNRDSTVPDDKV
- the LOC119008125 gene encoding 5-hydroxytryptamine receptor 4-like; translated protein: MERHPHGFIWSGWWLASCLIMISTAGTNTSDNHTLTNPPALFHSTAAKVSVLCLLLPIPVLAIMGNLLIMAAVARFQSLRTLANAFMVSLAVADLLVATLVMPFSLVRSIDRWRFGRCFCRVHFLLDVTFCTSSIFNLSCVALDRYIAVCDPLHYPARMSPRRVTMLLLLCWILPLVFSSLCVSLGMNTQFLPQSCPAMFQAPYAFATSAISFFIPVCFMLFAYGKIFKAARRQARWIHAIDQQMNQSSMRTDTSRRVQTRVESHSLKKEQKAVKTLGLIIGVFLLCWLPFFCLNMARPLKGYSISPLVLEASMWLGYANSSLNPFLYTLFNKNYRHTFAAMLDCGPLGRQIRAGLDSSPFSRQAHTVVTLETISR